A part of Oncorhynchus masou masou isolate Uvic2021 chromosome 30, UVic_Omas_1.1, whole genome shotgun sequence genomic DNA contains:
- the LOC135522180 gene encoding annexin A2-like — protein sequence MWWGTLGTVRPFPNFNSEKDARDVQTALKSKDSDVNTLVRILTNRNNVQRQSIAESYRNLTQKELCPALKKALSGGLEQLMLGLMMTPSQFDAHRLRQTMEGIGTDEESLLAMLCTKSPQQLKDATIAYKQEFGRYLENDLISETSKDFTKLVLAILKKEELNSKEMVDYQLIDQDVKALNDAVNGKKKDPAPWIQVLTTRDSNHLNRVLSRLEDLRGETVDKTVQSHFSGDLRLGFRTLVGSIPSIPLFLAQRLHSNIKKGSLVQGILISHSEEDLLCVRIEYRRLTNTSLYSTLQKEYKGEMQQALLALCRSEDL from the exons ATGTGGTGGGGTACACTGGGCACTGTGCGACCCTTCCCCAACTTCAACTCAGAGAAGGACGCCCGCGACGTTCAAACTGCCCTGAAGAGCAAAG ACAGTGATGTGAACACTTTGGTGAGAATCCTGACCAATCGAAACAATGTTCAGAGACAGAGCATCGCAGAGTCCTACCGTAACCTTACACAGAAG GAGTTATGTCCTGCCCTGAAGAAAGCTCTGTCAGGGGGGCTGGAGCAACTCATGCTGGGGCTGATGATGACCCCCTCTCAGTTTGACGCCCATCGCCTCAGACAGACCATGGAG GGTATTGGTACAGATGAAGAGAGTCTATTGGCTATGTTGTGTACCAAATCACCACAGCAGCTTAAAGATGCCACTATTGCCTACAAACAGG AGTTTGGACGTTACTTGGAGAATGATCTTATCAGTGAGACTAGTAAAGACTTCACTAAGCTGGTACTGGCCATACTCAAG AAGGAGGAGCTGAATTCAAAGGAGATGGTTGATTATCAGCTCATTGACCAGGATGTTAAG gctCTGAATGATGCTGTGAATGGTAAGAAAAAGGACCCAGCTCCCTGGATTCAGGTGTTAACCACGAgagactcaaaccatctcaaCAGAG tgCTATCCAGGTTGGAGGATCTGAGAGGGGAGACTGTGGATAAAACAGTACAGAGTCACTTCTCTGGGGACCTGAGGCTTGGCTTCCGCACTCTGG TTGGCTCCATCCCAAGTATTCCTTTGTTCCTGGCCCAGCGTCTACACAGCAACATTAAG AAAGGCAGTTTAGTGCAGGGGATTCTTATCAGCCACAGTGAAGAGGACCTCCTCTGTGTGAGAATCGAGTATCGCAGACTGACCAACACTTCACTCTACTCTACATTGCAG AAAGAATACAAAGGAGAGATGCAGCAGGCTCTCCTAGCCTTGTGTCGATCTGAAGACCTGTAA